The proteins below are encoded in one region of Phaseolus vulgaris cultivar G19833 chromosome 1, P. vulgaris v2.0, whole genome shotgun sequence:
- the LOC137815520 gene encoding uncharacterized protein: MGKGYIAVVGYHGKSAQRCCVVNVYAACTLKEKKLLWEELSKCKDASQIALWCFCGDFNAIRSRAERQGADRGDFNSEIKGFNGFIESNMLLELPIEGEKFTWFKPNGMAKSRIDRVLVTEDWLKCWPMCKQYVQRREVSDHCALMIKSLEKDWGPKPFRTIDAWHSERGFGGMVEERWKSYCNQGNGLKGLKEKFKLLKSDLKTWNRDVFGNLNSIKKAILQDIENLDHQDCNGKIMDSGRQTRFNLLRRLWETDAKLESLLREKARTNWLKSGDSCSRFVHSSLRWNRLRNEVKGV, translated from the coding sequence ATGGGGAAGGGATATATAGCTGTAGTGGGCTATCATGGAAAATCTGCACAAAGGTGTTGTGTGGTCAATGTATATGCGGCGTGCAccttgaaagaaaagaaactcCTATGGGAGGAATTGTCTAAATGTAAAGATGCCTCTCAAATAGCTTTGTGGTGCTTTTGTGGGGATTTCAATGCAATAAGAAGTCGAGCTGAAAGGCAAGGGGCAGATAGGGGTGATTTTAATAGTGAGATTAAGGGTTTTAATGGGTTCATTGAATCGAACATGCTACTGGAACTGCCCATTGAGGGGGAAAAATTTACGTGGTTTAAACCAAATGGAATGGCAAAGAGCAGGATTGATAGAGTTCTTGTAACTGAAGATTGGTTAAAGTGTTGGCCTATGTGTAAACAATATGTCCAAAGGAGAGAAGTGTCAGATCATTGTGCTTTGATGATAAAGAGTTTGGAAAAGGATTGGGGTCCTAAACCTTTTAGAACAATTGACGCATGGCATTCGGAACGAGGATTTGGAGGGATGGTGGAGGAAAGGTGGAAGTCGTACTGCAACCAAGGAAATGGTTTAAAAGGGCTAAAGGAAAAGTTCAAACTCCTCAAGTCTGATCTAAAAACATGGAATAGGGATGTTTTTGGCAATCTCAACTCTATTAAAAAGGCTATTTTACAGGATATTGAGAACCTTGACCACCAAGATTGTAATGGAAAAATTATGGATAGTGGGAGGCAAACTAGATTCAATCTGCTAAGGAGGCTCTGGGAGACTGATGCAAAGCTAGAATCTCTTCTTCGTGAAAAGGCTAGAACCAACTGGCTTAAATCTGGTGATTCTTGCTCAAGATTTGTCCACTCCTCTTTAAGGTGGAATAGACTAAGGAATGAAGTGAAGGGAGTTTAG